One genomic region from Mycoplasmoides pirum ATCC 25960 encodes:
- a CDS encoding aminotransferase class I/II-fold pyridoxal phosphate-dependent enzyme, producing MKDIFEKCKIDERINLAKEKNIYPFFTKLESKQDVVVTMNGKQVIMLGSNNYLSLTNNDKVIEAGIDAIKEFGSGVSGSRFLNGTTTLHVDLEKNLANFLNKEDCVIFSSGFNSNLGILSCIGGRNDLIFCDRENHASIYDGIKLGISPMIRYYHNDMNDLENHLKANADKNGGALIVTDGVFSMSGELCNLPKIVELAKKYNARIMIDDAHGFGVLGKNGRGTAEHFNLENDVDIIMGTFSKSLASLGGYVAGPKNVIEYIRHNSRPFIFAAALPPANLACASKALEILQSEPQRFENLKKLTKHLRNRLLEANIKIGGHELVPIIPVYSGSELRTLVACKQLFENGVYVNPVLPPATPDNDCLIRLSLQANHTIELVDKAADIIINVMNKIPHDDANFI from the coding sequence ATGAAAGATATTTTTGAGAAATGCAAAATTGATGAAAGAATTAATCTTGCTAAAGAAAAAAACATTTATCCTTTTTTTACTAAATTAGAATCAAAACAAGATGTTGTTGTTACTATGAATGGTAAACAAGTTATTATGCTTGGTTCTAATAATTATTTAAGTTTAACAAACAATGATAAAGTGATTGAAGCGGGAATTGATGCTATTAAAGAATTTGGTTCTGGTGTATCAGGATCAAGGTTTTTAAATGGAACAACTACATTGCATGTTGATTTAGAAAAAAATTTAGCCAATTTTCTAAACAAAGAGGATTGTGTAATTTTTTCTTCTGGTTTTAATTCAAATTTAGGTATTTTGTCTTGTATTGGCGGGCGCAATGATTTAATTTTTTGTGACCGAGAAAATCATGCTTCAATTTATGATGGTATAAAATTGGGTATAAGTCCTATGATTCGTTATTATCATAATGATATGAATGATTTGGAAAATCATTTAAAAGCGAATGCTGATAAAAACGGTGGTGCATTAATAGTTACTGATGGTGTATTTTCAATGTCAGGTGAATTATGTAATTTACCAAAAATAGTAGAATTAGCAAAAAAATATAATGCTCGCATTATGATAGATGATGCTCATGGATTTGGTGTTTTGGGTAAAAATGGCAGAGGAACAGCAGAACATTTTAATTTAGAAAATGATGTTGATATCATTATGGGAACATTTAGTAAATCATTAGCAAGTTTAGGTGGATATGTTGCTGGTCCAAAAAATGTAATAGAATACATTAGACATAATTCTAGACCATTTATTTTTGCTGCAGCATTACCACCAGCCAATTTAGCTTGTGCATCAAAAGCTTTGGAAATTTTGCAAAGTGAGCCTCAAAGATTTGAAAATTTAAAAAAATTAACTAAGCATTTAAGAAATAGATTGCTAGAAGCAAATATTAAAATTGGTGGCCATGAATTAGTTCCTATTATTCCTGTATATTCAGGTTCTGAATTAAGAACATTAGTTGCATGTAAACAATTATTTGAAAATGGCGTTTATGTAAATCCAGTTCTTCCGCCAGCAACGCCAGATAATGATTGTTTAATTCGATTAAGTTTACAAGCAAATCATACAATTGAATTAGTTGATAAAGCAGCTGATATTATCATAAATGTGATGAATAAAATTCCACATGATGATGCTAATTTTATTTAA
- the cls gene encoding cardiolipin synthase, translating to MNRRKEIWILFVGTFAFLLLVGLFFTLIYFRNWVYVSIVIIAYYLFSIVLAFYLFNSSKRIINVKLCWILVIFCIPIMGLFIFLIFGINPLLRIKRKKYIKNQEKWIKYESFDFSKSFLSESNSEYNQFFNYAFTLQNRPIYSGNEFELINSNNLYKKSIELIRSAKKFIHLQYYIVADGVWFRTIANELIKQAKKGIKIRFIYDWVGSYFRGYSKIIKKMREAGILIGVFNPKTFTKYTSKTNFRCHRKCLIVDNEKVLYGGSNLGDEYICYSSNLVNWYDNNLLISGLVVNTFNLIFCLDWRTNTSISKKQKNLDDLNTNKSFYLNVQSKELLNNISKDNIAQVFETSPSYNDFSLSTLLTNAISNAKKRIWITTPYFIPNTDITNALKFAATIGIDVRLVLPGFPDDKKYILTINRSHYDQLISSGVKIYEYNGFIHSKIILIDDLTIFGTSNLDFRSLFINYESEAIIYNIDLSKKYENELQSLFKISKEIFDDSFSFNEKNLIKVKMWFLNIYHPLL from the coding sequence ATGAATCGACGTAAAGAAATTTGAATCTTATTTGTAGGAACGTTTGCGTTTCTATTATTGGTAGGTTTGTTCTTTACGTTGATTTATTTTAGAAATTGAGTTTATGTTTCTATAGTAATAATTGCATATTATCTTTTTAGTATTGTTTTAGCATTTTACTTGTTTAATTCAAGTAAAAGAATTATCAATGTGAAATTGTGTTGAATTTTAGTTATTTTTTGTATTCCAATCATGGGTTTATTTATTTTTTTAATTTTCGGAATAAATCCACTGTTAAGAATAAAAAGAAAAAAATATATTAAAAATCAAGAAAAATGAATTAAATATGAATCATTTGATTTTAGTAAATCTTTTTTAAGTGAATCTAATTCAGAATATAATCAATTTTTTAATTATGCATTTACACTTCAAAACCGCCCAATATATAGTGGTAATGAATTTGAATTAATAAATTCAAACAATTTATATAAAAAATCTATTGAATTGATTAGAAGTGCAAAAAAATTTATTCATTTGCAATATTATATTGTGGCTGACGGGGTTTGATTTAGAACAATTGCTAACGAATTAATCAAACAAGCAAAAAAAGGTATTAAAATTCGCTTTATTTATGATTGAGTTGGTTCTTATTTTCGTGGATACAGCAAAATAATAAAAAAAATGCGAGAAGCTGGTATTTTGATTGGAGTTTTTAACCCTAAAACATTTACAAAATACACTTCTAAAACTAATTTTCGTTGCCATAGAAAATGTTTAATAGTTGATAATGAAAAAGTTTTATATGGTGGTTCAAATTTGGGCGATGAATATATTTGTTATTCTTCAAATCTTGTTAATTGATATGATAACAATCTTTTAATTTCTGGGTTAGTAGTTAACACTTTTAATTTAATATTTTGTTTAGATTGAAGAACAAATACTTCAATTTCAAAAAAGCAAAAAAACTTAGATGATTTAAATACCAATAAATCTTTTTATTTAAATGTTCAATCAAAAGAATTATTAAATAACATTTCTAAAGATAACATAGCACAAGTTTTTGAAACATCACCTAGTTATAATGATTTTAGTTTAAGCACTTTATTAACAAATGCTATTAGTAATGCAAAAAAAAGAATTTGAATAACCACACCATATTTTATTCCTAATACCGATATTACAAATGCACTAAAATTTGCAGCGACGATTGGAATTGATGTTCGTTTGGTGTTACCGGGTTTTCCTGATGATAAAAAATATATTTTAACTATCAATAGATCTCATTATGATCAATTAATTTCATCTGGTGTAAAAATATATGAATATAATGGATTCATTCATTCCAAAATTATATTGATTGATGATTTAACAATTTTTGGCACAAGCAATTTAGATTTTCGTTCTTTGTTTATTAATTATGAATCTGAAGCTATTATTTATAATATTGATTTGTCAAAAAAATATGAAAATGAATTGCAATCATTATTTAAGATTTCTAAAGAAATTTTTGATGATTCATTTAGTTTTAATGAAAAAAACTTAATCAAAGTGAAAATGTGGTTTTTAAATATATATCATCCATTGTTATAA
- a CDS encoding aldo/keto reductase — MEKSVKLNNGILMPLVGYGVYEINDNDECEKCVLDALEIGYRLIDTAEFYKNEIGIGNAIKKTKVPREQIFLITKVWIKNFKPNETKTAVLNSLKKLQTSYIDLVLIHWPKGDYYSAWRELQDLYKQKIVRAIGVSNFSPERLLDLIRFNEICPAVNQIETNVFLQMHEANVFMNKYNVVHQAWSPLAKKRLKELIEHPLLIEIGKKYNKSSTQIALKFNIQRNIAIIPKTINKQRMIENINIYDFELTENDINSIKKIDETNITKMHWDKPEFVDYLLDKEF, encoded by the coding sequence ATGGAGAAATCTGTTAAACTAAATAATGGTATTTTAATGCCATTAGTAGGTTATGGTGTTTATGAAATTAATGATAATGATGAATGTGAGAAATGTGTTTTAGATGCACTTGAAATAGGTTATCGATTAATTGACACTGCTGAATTTTATAAAAATGAAATTGGTATTGGAAATGCAATTAAAAAAACTAAAGTACCAAGAGAACAGATATTTTTGATAACTAAAGTTTGAATTAAAAACTTTAAACCTAATGAAACAAAAACAGCAGTTTTAAATTCATTAAAAAAATTGCAAACATCTTATATAGATTTAGTTCTAATTCATTGACCAAAAGGTGATTATTATTCAGCTTGAAGAGAACTTCAAGATTTATATAAACAAAAAATAGTTAGAGCAATAGGAGTTTCAAATTTTAGTCCTGAACGTTTGCTAGATTTAATTAGATTTAATGAAATATGTCCAGCGGTAAATCAAATTGAAACAAATGTTTTTTTACAAATGCATGAAGCAAATGTATTTATGAATAAATATAATGTTGTTCATCAAGCATGATCACCATTAGCTAAAAAACGTTTAAAAGAATTGATAGAACACCCTTTATTAATTGAGATAGGTAAGAAATATAATAAAAGTTCAACACAAATTGCTTTAAAGTTCAATATACAAAGAAACATAGCTATAATTCCCAAAACAATAAATAAACAAAGAATGATTGAAAACATTAATATTTATGATTTTGAATTAACTGAAAATGATATTAATTCAATTAAAAAAATTGATGAAACTAATATTACAAAAATGCATTGGGATAAACCTGAATTTGTTGATTACTTACTAGACAAAGAATTTTAA
- the glpK gene encoding glycerol kinase GlpK, producing the protein MNNNKKYVIALDSGTTSCRTIIFNSKGEAVSKSSSEFTQYFPKSGWVEHDALEIWTTQLGTLQSAKAKGNIKSEHIAAIGITNQRETIVLWDKETGLPVYNAIVWQDRRTSEYCDKLIKDGYDKIIAKKTGLIINPYFSATKIRWILKNIPEAREKLKHKKLLVGTIDTWLIWKLTNGAVHATDVTNASRTMLFNINTLEWDDEILKLLEIPKEILPEVKSSSELYGTIDPKFLSQRATANVPIMGVAGDQQASLFGQLCTEIGMVKNTYGTGCFTLMNIGQKPILSKNHLVTTIAWKIGKNKPVYALEGSIFIAGSAIKWLRDSLKILYNSQECDFYCKLAEERDDEQNVVLVPSFTGLGAPYWDSNSRGAIFGLERGSRREDLVKATVESIAYQSNDLLMSMEKDVGKKIKVMKVDGGASNSNYLMNFQSSISNIEIQRSKNTETTALGAAYLAGLASGFWKSIDQLKKINKVDKSFKPKLSKQIVDKKLKIWNEAVKRTLNWTKAIE; encoded by the coding sequence ATGAATAACAATAAAAAATATGTAATTGCACTTGATTCTGGAACTACTTCTTGCCGAACAATTATTTTTAATTCAAAAGGCGAAGCTGTTAGTAAATCAAGTTCTGAATTTACTCAATATTTTCCAAAATCTGGTTGAGTAGAGCATGATGCTTTAGAAATTTGAACAACACAATTAGGTACATTACAAAGTGCGAAAGCAAAAGGAAATATAAAATCTGAACATATTGCTGCGATAGGTATCACAAATCAAAGAGAAACAATTGTTCTTTGGGATAAAGAAACAGGACTACCTGTTTATAATGCTATTGTATGACAAGACCGTAGAACTAGTGAATATTGTGATAAATTAATTAAAGATGGTTATGATAAAATAATTGCCAAAAAAACAGGATTAATCATTAATCCTTATTTTTCAGCAACTAAAATTAGATGAATTTTAAAAAACATTCCTGAAGCTAGAGAAAAATTAAAACATAAAAAATTATTAGTTGGAACTATTGATACTTGATTGATATGAAAATTAACAAATGGAGCTGTACATGCTACCGATGTTACAAATGCATCGAGAACAATGTTGTTTAATATTAACACATTAGAATGAGATGATGAAATTTTAAAATTGTTGGAAATTCCAAAAGAAATTTTGCCTGAAGTTAAATCTTCATCTGAATTGTACGGAACAATAGATCCCAAATTTTTATCTCAAAGAGCAACAGCTAATGTTCCAATTATGGGAGTAGCTGGCGATCAACAGGCTTCATTATTTGGTCAATTGTGTACTGAAATTGGTATGGTAAAAAATACATATGGAACTGGTTGTTTTACTTTAATGAATATTGGCCAAAAACCCATTTTATCTAAAAATCATTTAGTAACTACAATTGCATGAAAAATTGGAAAAAACAAACCCGTTTATGCTTTAGAAGGTTCAATTTTTATTGCAGGTTCAGCAATTAAATGATTACGCGATTCATTAAAAATTCTTTACAATTCACAAGAATGTGATTTTTATTGTAAATTAGCAGAAGAACGTGATGATGAACAAAATGTCGTTCTTGTTCCATCATTTACAGGATTAGGTGCACCTTATTGAGATTCAAATTCACGAGGAGCTATTTTTGGTTTGGAACGTGGTTCTAGACGTGAAGATTTAGTGAAAGCTACTGTTGAATCAATAGCATATCAATCAAATGATTTATTAATGTCTATGGAAAAAGATGTAGGTAAAAAAATTAAAGTAATGAAAGTTGATGGCGGAGCATCAAACTCTAACTATTTAATGAATTTTCAATCATCAATTAGTAATATTGAAATACAAAGATCAAAAAATACTGAAACAACAGCCTTGGGTGCTGCTTATTTAGCGGGTTTAGCTTCAGGTTTTTGAAAATCAATTGATCAATTGAAAAAAATAAACAAAGTTGATAAATCTTTTAAACCTAAACTTTCAAAACAAATAGTTGATAAAAAATTAAAAATATGAAATGAAGCAGTTAAAAGAACTTTAAACTGGACTAAGGCCATTGAATAA
- a CDS encoding MIP/aquaporin family protein: protein MTPIGTWLLALFSEFIGTAILILLGNGSVAAVSFKRMNANQSGKYILIALGWGFAVFIGAAVSIAMGGSGWLNPAVAISNSIASSNGTWVDPLVLKGIAALNGNGVVDLSIKGGAIAATFFIALIFEILGAMFGQIILDFINFKFIKDRENDILTIRGMHCTTPVYSNKKDRALIYNVGYEFVGTIVLLGAILAFNQVSALSNPIFVALVIMSIGISLGSATGYAINPARDLAPRLVFFGLIKQFRRNEYTSTICDWQYSWVPIAGPMVAGLIIGLIGLAV, encoded by the coding sequence ATGACTCCAATTGGAACTTGATTATTAGCTCTTTTTTCTGAATTTATCGGAACAGCTATATTAATCTTACTTGGTAATGGTTCTGTAGCAGCTGTGTCTTTTAAAAGAATGAATGCTAATCAATCTGGAAAATATATTTTAATTGCGTTAGGATGAGGTTTTGCAGTTTTCATTGGTGCTGCAGTTTCTATAGCAATGGGTGGTTCAGGTTGATTAAACCCAGCTGTTGCTATATCAAATTCTATAGCTTCATCAAATGGAACTTGAGTTGATCCATTAGTTTTGAAGGGTATTGCTGCACTAAATGGAAATGGGGTAGTAGATTTAAGTATTAAAGGTGGCGCTATTGCTGCTACTTTCTTTATTGCATTAATATTTGAAATTTTAGGTGCAATGTTTGGACAAATCATTTTAGACTTCATTAATTTTAAATTCATTAAAGATCGTGAAAATGACATTTTAACAATTAGAGGTATGCATTGTACAACTCCTGTTTATAGCAATAAAAAAGATAGAGCGTTGATATATAATGTTGGTTACGAATTTGTGGGCACAATTGTTTTATTAGGTGCAATTTTAGCATTTAATCAAGTTTCTGCATTATCTAATCCTATATTTGTTGCATTAGTAATTATGTCTATTGGTATTTCATTAGGTTCTGCAACTGGTTATGCAATTAACCCAGCACGTGACTTAGCTCCTAGACTTGTATTCTTTGGTTTAATTAAACAATTTAGAAGAAATGAATATACTTCAACTATTTGTGACTGACAATATAGTTGAGTTCCTATTGCTGGACCAATGGTTGCTGGTTTGATTATAGGTTTAATTGGCTTAGCTGTATAA
- a CDS encoding NAD(P)-dependent oxidoreductase yields the protein MNIAIIGANGKIGKMLVNEAIKQKMDVTAISRKVNSSNANKWMDKDVFELNNNDLKEFDVIIDALAFWTPETFHLHSESIEHLSNLLADTKKRLIIVGGAGSLFISKSKNVKLMDSLEFPSEYIPVAKAMNDSFELLKTKKDVWWTYVSPPLNFSYDGLWTGSYKIGGDVMIKNHNNESYISYIDYAIAIIDEITKGNHLQEHISVVGA from the coding sequence ATGAATATAGCAATTATAGGTGCTAACGGAAAAATTGGAAAAATGTTAGTTAATGAAGCAATCAAACAAAAAATGGATGTTACAGCTATTTCGCGTAAAGTAAATAGTTCTAATGCAAATAAATGAATGGATAAAGATGTTTTTGAATTAAATAATAATGATTTAAAAGAATTTGATGTAATTATTGACGCATTAGCTTTTTGAACACCAGAAACATTTCACTTACACTCAGAATCTATTGAACATTTATCTAATTTATTAGCAGATACTAAAAAACGTTTAATTATAGTTGGTGGTGCTGGTTCTTTATTTATTAGTAAATCCAAAAATGTAAAATTAATGGATTCATTAGAATTTCCAAGTGAATATATTCCAGTTGCAAAAGCAATGAATGATTCATTTGAATTATTAAAAACCAAAAAAGATGTTTGGTGAACGTATGTTTCACCACCTTTAAATTTTAGTTATGATGGTTTATGAACTGGAAGCTATAAAATTGGTGGTGATGTAATGATAAAAAATCATAATAATGAAAGTTACATATCTTATATTGATTATGCTATTGCAATTATTGACGAAATAACAAAAGGAAATCATTTACAAGAACATATTAGTGTTGTTGGAGCATAA
- the ptsP gene encoding phosphoenolpyruvate--protein phosphotransferase, with amino-acid sequence MSKTFNGVPASDGFVVANVYKLVTPTFDIPEENIRSRDVSKHETALEDALLEAKNQLENIKENTQAKMGSKYAAIFQAHIDILNDPTLIDDLYNSIRVDLNNVIYAVNTVFDKTYEKFASMDDSYFRERSADIADLKTRLLCILSGEQMPDLVGIDKSVIIVADDLSPSQTSMLDKKFVKGFITNVGGPTSHSAIMARNLEIPAILGLKNITEVLKDNEVIAIDGNKGIVYAELKDSEIEKFKNDEIAYSVDSSIDEYATKKAVTTDNFEVLLAANIGNLEDMSKASKHGATGVGLFRTEFLYMNSNDWPTEEEQFKVYKEVVEKANNELVIIRTLDIGGDKSLPYHKFEKEMNPFLGNRAIRFCLAQPNILKTQLRAILRASNFGKVGIMFPMITTLDELKKVKDFLSYCEMELKIENTQTGKPMVGIMIETPAAAMVSDILAKNCDFFSIGTNDLIQYTFAVDRMSKTINYLYQPLNPALLRLIKKTVEGSNNEGIWTGVCGEMASYSAAIPLLIGLGVKELSMAPSAITKAKKIICALNKEECVKLANSALNCETEKQVEKLVHDFLASYQIQA; translated from the coding sequence ATGTCAAAAACATTTAATGGTGTTCCAGCTTCTGACGGTTTTGTTGTTGCTAACGTATACAAATTAGTTACGCCAACTTTTGATATACCTGAAGAAAATATTCGTTCTCGAGATGTTTCAAAACACGAAACTGCATTGGAAGATGCTTTATTAGAAGCAAAAAACCAATTAGAAAATATAAAAGAAAATACTCAAGCAAAAATGGGTTCTAAATATGCAGCTATTTTTCAAGCTCATATTGATATTTTAAATGATCCAACATTAATTGATGATTTATATAATTCAATTAGAGTAGATTTAAATAATGTAATTTATGCAGTTAACACTGTATTTGACAAAACATATGAAAAATTTGCATCAATGGATGATTCATATTTCCGTGAAAGATCAGCAGATATAGCAGATTTAAAAACAAGATTATTATGCATCTTAAGTGGAGAACAAATGCCAGATTTAGTTGGTATTGATAAAAGTGTAATTATTGTTGCAGATGATTTGTCTCCTTCACAAACTTCAATGCTAGATAAAAAATTTGTTAAAGGATTTATTACAAATGTTGGTGGGCCAACTAGTCATTCAGCAATTATGGCTCGTAATTTGGAAATTCCTGCAATTTTAGGATTAAAAAATATTACTGAAGTTCTTAAAGATAATGAAGTTATTGCTATAGATGGTAATAAAGGAATTGTTTATGCAGAATTAAAAGATTCTGAAATTGAAAAATTCAAAAATGATGAAATAGCTTATTCAGTTGATTCTAGTATTGATGAATATGCAACTAAAAAAGCTGTTACAACTGATAATTTTGAAGTGCTACTTGCTGCTAATATTGGTAATCTTGAAGATATGAGTAAAGCAAGTAAACATGGAGCAACTGGTGTTGGTTTATTTAGAACAGAATTCTTGTATATGAATTCAAATGATTGACCAACAGAAGAAGAACAATTTAAAGTTTATAAAGAAGTTGTTGAAAAAGCGAATAATGAATTAGTTATTATTAGAACTTTAGATATTGGTGGTGACAAATCATTACCATATCACAAATTTGAAAAAGAAATGAATCCTTTTTTAGGTAATAGAGCAATTCGTTTTTGTTTAGCACAACCTAACATTTTAAAAACTCAATTACGTGCAATTTTGCGTGCTTCAAATTTTGGAAAAGTTGGAATTATGTTCCCAATGATCACAACTTTAGATGAATTGAAGAAAGTTAAAGATTTCTTATCATATTGTGAAATGGAATTAAAAATTGAAAATACACAAACAGGAAAACCTATGGTAGGAATTATGATTGAAACTCCTGCTGCTGCAATGGTTTCTGACATTTTAGCTAAAAATTGTGATTTCTTCTCAATTGGAACAAATGATTTAATTCAATACACATTTGCAGTTGATAGAATGTCTAAAACTATTAATTACTTGTATCAACCTTTAAATCCAGCATTATTACGATTAATTAAGAAAACTGTTGAAGGCTCAAATAATGAAGGAATTTGAACTGGAGTTTGTGGTGAAATGGCAAGTTATTCAGCTGCTATACCATTATTAATTGGTTTGGGTGTTAAAGAATTATCAATGGCTCCATCTGCAATTACTAAAGCTAAAAAAATAATTTGTGCATTGAACAAAGAAGAATGTGTGAAATTGGCAAATAGTGCTTTAAATTGTGAAACAGAAAAACAAGTTGAAAAATTAGTTCATGATTTTTTAGCTTCATATCAAATTCAAGCATAA
- the glpO gene encoding type 2 glycerol-3-phosphate oxidase: MYDIVIIGGGIIGGITAYQLSRYNLNILLVEKNPVFADETSRGNSGVIHGGFDPEPNKKEAKLNILGNKLWREEIFKHFDFPRAQVNSLIIAFNNDEMSHVKMLYDRGIQNGVLSNDLKILNKEELLNIEPNINNEVIGALLCTSSWAIDPVQATLAFIKSATNNGVKTLKSSKVTAIKFLEDSSFEITINNQDVIKTRNIINAAGHYADVIAEMAGYPDFKQKTRRGEYRILDRALSGIVNSICFMVPTIHGKGVIVAPMLDGHILVGPTAEDDVPKEDTRLVTREKYEYIGEIGKKLFPSLDMSKTIMTFSGSRPIDIETNDFVISYAKNNNKFINLAGMQSPALSSAPAIALEVEELLKNNGTKLELKNDFNPDASIFS, encoded by the coding sequence ATGTATGATATTGTAATAATTGGTGGAGGAATAATTGGCGGCATCACTGCTTATCAATTATCTAGATACAATTTAAATATTTTATTAGTTGAAAAAAATCCAGTTTTTGCTGATGAAACATCAAGAGGGAACTCAGGTGTTATTCATGGTGGTTTTGATCCAGAACCAAATAAAAAAGAAGCAAAACTTAATATTTTAGGTAATAAACTTTGAAGAGAAGAAATTTTTAAACATTTTGATTTTCCAAGAGCCCAAGTAAATTCTTTGATAATAGCTTTTAATAATGATGAAATGTCACACGTTAAAATGTTATATGATCGCGGAATTCAAAATGGTGTTTTATCAAATGATTTAAAAATTCTTAATAAAGAAGAATTATTAAATATAGAACCTAACATAAATAATGAAGTTATTGGTGCACTATTGTGTACAAGTTCTTGAGCTATTGATCCAGTTCAAGCAACTTTGGCATTTATTAAATCAGCAACTAATAACGGAGTTAAAACATTAAAATCTTCTAAAGTAACCGCAATCAAATTTTTAGAAGATTCTAGTTTTGAAATAACTATTAATAATCAAGATGTAATTAAAACAAGAAATATAATAAATGCAGCAGGTCATTATGCTGATGTTATTGCTGAAATGGCAGGATATCCTGATTTTAAGCAAAAAACAAGAAGAGGAGAATATCGCATTCTTGATCGTGCTTTAAGTGGAATTGTTAATTCGATTTGTTTTATGGTTCCAACTATTCATGGTAAAGGAGTAATAGTTGCTCCAATGTTAGATGGTCATATTTTAGTTGGTCCAACTGCTGAAGATGATGTGCCAAAAGAAGATACTAGATTAGTTACTAGAGAAAAATATGAATATATTGGTGAAATAGGCAAAAAATTATTTCCTAGTCTTGATATGTCAAAAACTATTATGACTTTTTCTGGTTCTAGACCTATTGATATTGAAACAAATGATTTTGTTATTAGTTATGCAAAAAATAACAATAAATTTATAAATTTAGCAGGCATGCAATCTCCTGCCTTATCTTCTGCTCCAGCTATTGCTTTAGAAGTAGAAGAATTATTAAAAAATAATGGAACAAAATTAGAATTGAAAAATGATTTTAATCCTGATGCTTCAATTTTCTCATAA